From the Rhodanobacter soli genome, one window contains:
- a CDS encoding OmpP1/FadL family transporter, giving the protein MHTSFRSLTGAARPLALAALSIAVVGALVAPASADASAFQLKENSAKGLGRAFAGSATAGGDASVVVNNPAAMTDLKGTYLQADVTAINFSTKFDGSATDVLGRPISGGNGGDGGTTLPVPALFFATQVSDRVHVGAGFSVPFGFQTEYDKNWVGRYHGIKSKFQSLDATLSASFDVTDTFSLGASFIAQKTSAELTSAVNFNAVGLGIQQGIGAQTAAGVAQIQAAIAAGQISQVQGAAMIQAAVQQGQAAAAGVAAVTPPGVDGYARIKGDDWGYGWQLGGYWKLTPNDKLALNYRSKISHRLQGTGNFTTTPGYDLLLTNPALASSIPPFSHTTGTADFTTPAVASVSYWHQAEKFGLGLDVAYTKWDVFKNLTVNYGNSQPQTSEPYNWRNTVYASIGGDYYLNDKLTLRGGIAVDSSPTYLATRSPRVPDSTRKMASVGIGYKASEHFEINASYAHIFVNNAHVDNTNSTGDTLKGNFDDYGNLLSLSAQYKF; this is encoded by the coding sequence ATGCACACGTCTTTCCGTTCCCTCACGGGCGCCGCCCGTCCACTGGCGCTCGCCGCGCTGAGCATCGCGGTTGTGGGCGCCCTGGTCGCACCCGCGAGCGCAGATGCCAGTGCATTCCAGCTCAAGGAGAACAGCGCCAAGGGGTTGGGCCGCGCCTTTGCGGGCTCCGCCACGGCCGGCGGCGACGCTTCGGTGGTGGTCAACAACCCGGCCGCGATGACCGACTTGAAGGGCACCTACCTGCAGGCGGATGTCACCGCCATCAATTTCAGCACCAAGTTCGATGGCAGCGCCACGGACGTGCTGGGTCGCCCGATCAGCGGCGGCAACGGCGGCGACGGCGGCACCACCTTGCCGGTGCCGGCGCTGTTCTTCGCCACCCAGGTCAGTGACCGCGTGCATGTGGGCGCCGGCTTCTCGGTGCCGTTCGGCTTCCAGACCGAATACGACAAGAACTGGGTCGGCCGCTACCACGGCATCAAGTCCAAGTTCCAGTCGCTGGACGCCACGCTGTCGGCGTCGTTCGACGTCACCGACACCTTCAGTCTCGGTGCCAGCTTCATCGCGCAGAAGACCAGCGCCGAGCTGACCAGCGCGGTCAATTTCAATGCCGTGGGCCTGGGCATCCAGCAGGGCATCGGGGCGCAGACCGCTGCCGGCGTCGCGCAGATCCAGGCGGCCATCGCGGCCGGCCAGATCTCGCAGGTGCAGGGCGCCGCGATGATCCAGGCGGCCGTGCAGCAGGGCCAGGCTGCCGCGGCCGGCGTGGCGGCGGTGACGCCTCCGGGCGTGGATGGCTATGCGCGCATCAAGGGCGACGACTGGGGCTACGGCTGGCAGTTGGGTGGTTACTGGAAACTGACGCCGAACGACAAGCTGGCGCTGAACTACCGCTCCAAGATCAGCCATCGCCTGCAGGGTACCGGCAACTTCACCACCACGCCGGGCTATGACCTGCTGCTCACCAACCCGGCGCTGGCCAGCTCGATTCCGCCGTTCTCCCACACCACCGGCACGGCCGACTTCACCACGCCCGCCGTGGCCAGCGTGAGCTACTGGCACCAGGCGGAGAAGTTCGGCCTCGGCCTCGATGTCGCGTACACCAAGTGGGACGTGTTCAAGAACCTGACGGTGAACTACGGCAACTCGCAGCCGCAGACCTCGGAACCGTACAACTGGCGCAACACCGTCTACGCCTCGATCGGCGGCGACTACTACCTCAACGACAAGCTGACCCTGCGCGGCGGCATCGCGGTCGACAGCAGCCCGACCTACCTGGCCACCCGCAGCCCGCGCGTGCCCGATTCGACCCGCAAGATGGCCAGCGTCGGCATCGGCTACAAGGCCAGCGAGCATTTCGAGATCAATGCCTCGTACGCGCACATCTTCGTCAACAACGCGCACGTCGACAATACCAACAGCACGGGCGACACGCTGAAGGGCAACTTCGACGACTACGGCAACCTGCTGAGCTTGTCGGCGCAGTACAAGTTCTGA
- a CDS encoding coniferyl aldehyde dehydrogenase, with protein sequence MTDSNPLTADLQCLRDAQARDPMPTWAQRATRLRALETMLREQREAFAAAIHADFGQRPAEETDLLEIFPSLSAIRHALGHGRRWMKPRRRLADWLFLPARTELRPQPRGVVGIIVPWNYPLYLAVGPLVDALVAGNRAMLKMSEFTPRFSALFAEQAARYFQPDEVRVVTGDAAVAQAFAALPFDHLLFTGSTAVGHHVMRAAAANLTPVTLELGGKSPAIIGPGARFEHAVERIVFGKLVNAGQTCIAPDYVLLPRARMAEFIDLAGKAMARMYPRLGQNTQYASIVSDRQYRRLAALRDDALAAGARVHPLGEATEDPARRLLPPQLLTDVDGGMAVMREEIFGPLLPLLPYDSLDDAIAYVAARPHPLALYLFEHDQARIDRVLARTHAGGVSVNDTLYHIAQHDLPFGGVGASGMGGYHGEAGFRTFSHLKPVFRQARFNGAGLLNPPYGARFRRMLALLLRRG encoded by the coding sequence ATGACCGACAGCAATCCGCTGACCGCCGACCTGCAATGCCTGCGCGACGCGCAGGCGCGCGACCCGATGCCGACCTGGGCACAGCGCGCGACGCGCCTGCGCGCGCTGGAAACGATGCTGCGCGAGCAGCGCGAAGCCTTCGCCGCGGCAATCCATGCCGACTTCGGCCAGCGCCCGGCCGAGGAGACGGACTTGCTGGAGATTTTCCCCAGCCTGTCGGCGATCCGTCACGCGCTCGGCCACGGCCGGCGCTGGATGAAGCCGCGGCGGCGCCTCGCCGACTGGCTGTTCCTGCCCGCGCGCACCGAACTGCGGCCGCAGCCGCGCGGCGTGGTCGGCATCATCGTGCCGTGGAACTACCCGCTGTACCTGGCCGTCGGTCCGCTGGTCGACGCGCTGGTCGCCGGCAATCGCGCCATGCTGAAGATGAGCGAGTTCACGCCGCGCTTCTCCGCGCTGTTCGCCGAGCAGGCGGCACGCTACTTCCAGCCCGACGAGGTGCGGGTGGTGACCGGCGACGCCGCGGTGGCGCAGGCGTTCGCCGCGCTGCCGTTCGACCACCTGCTGTTCACCGGCTCCACCGCGGTCGGCCACCACGTGATGCGTGCAGCCGCGGCCAACCTCACCCCGGTGACGCTGGAGCTGGGCGGCAAGTCGCCGGCGATCATCGGCCCCGGCGCGCGCTTCGAACACGCGGTGGAACGCATCGTGTTCGGCAAGCTGGTCAATGCCGGGCAGACCTGCATCGCACCGGACTACGTGCTGCTGCCGCGCGCGCGGATGGCGGAATTCATCGACCTCGCCGGCAAGGCGATGGCGCGGATGTATCCGCGGCTGGGCCAGAACACGCAGTACGCCAGCATCGTCTCCGACCGCCAGTACCGGCGCCTTGCGGCGCTGCGCGACGACGCGCTGGCCGCCGGCGCGCGCGTGCATCCGCTCGGCGAGGCGACGGAAGATCCGGCGCGCCGGCTGCTGCCGCCGCAGTTGCTGACCGACGTCGACGGCGGCATGGCGGTGATGCGCGAGGAGATCTTCGGCCCGCTGCTGCCGCTGCTGCCGTACGATTCGCTGGACGACGCCATCGCCTATGTCGCCGCCCGTCCGCACCCGCTGGCGCTGTACTTGTTCGAACACGATCAGGCCCGCATCGACCGGGTGCTGGCGCGTACCCACGCCGGCGGTGTCAGCGTCAACGACACGCTCTACCACATCGCCCAGCACGACCTGCCGTTCGGCGGCGTCGGTGCGTCCGGCATGGGCGGCTATCACGGCGAGGCCGGCTTCCGCACGTTCTCGCACCTGAAGCCGGTGTTCCGCCAGGCCCGCTTCAACGGCGCCGGCCTGCTCAATCCGCCCTACGGCGCACGCTTCCGGCGCATGCTCGCCCTGCTGCTGCGCCGCGGTTGA
- a CDS encoding TonB-dependent receptor has protein sequence MSMRQRPLSISLRRLLFGGTALLLLGGPLLAFGADAPPQDAGEQQPANDPAKGVTQLGKITVTAQSRSQEMQEVPIPLQIVTARQVDMLAATDLSKMSLFVPGLVVGGDQPTQPSYQLRGISTDDFGIGTESAVGVYIDGVYSARSGAALLAFNDIQRIEVLKGPQGTLFGRNAAAGAISIITNEPSDHFEGRVRARVGNYGRQYLDGLVNVPLNDDMALRFSSYSNRSDGWIKDAASGQRYGGDHDFGTRTVWRWNLSDNTRVLLSWDLENLKQLPKPAIGLIPLSNDPQQRPPYPPDPASYLNPLHAPLYNDAVGAVEKRKFDGATLSVDHSFAWGSLISTTAWRRFDTENRGDYDGTNHIVSYLDTANLEHNASWYQEFKFSGSNDLTDWVAGASYYDERARQTSQTNVFTDSIDTLAGNVMGVGHPLTDISNGLAAMGLPYTLLGDPWHEAISNTGRFKAYAAFGDVIWHLNDRLNLTTGIRYTRDQKAFSWYNMPRRADEFDATIAGLAQAGVIDMLPPEAQYALAAFGGNIIFTDAIGIPVQFDDSWSDFSPRAVLDYKFTPDVMGYVSVTKGYKAGGYNSVQVGSRFEPEKVWNYEAGLKTVFPEQHLLLNGSVYHYKYSNRQSLTLDPNTAGSGVPRYLVNSTDQEARGAELELQWQPLTDLQLGFTGAYIDATYSKAVAASGVDLSGQPTGEPKFSFAASLGYTWHAVAGGDLAFNLNHAFRGESRCNRDSQLQGTCQISPNFSTGSSQQRTDARLDWSSANDHWGVAVYANNVFDKRYVTGVSNISASVFGTPYASITPPRMVGVELRAKF, from the coding sequence ATGAGCATGCGTCAACGTCCACTTTCGATCAGCCTGCGCCGGCTGTTGTTCGGCGGCACCGCCCTGCTGTTGCTGGGCGGCCCACTGCTCGCGTTCGGCGCCGACGCGCCGCCGCAGGATGCCGGCGAACAGCAGCCGGCGAACGATCCGGCCAAGGGCGTCACCCAGCTCGGCAAGATCACGGTGACTGCGCAGAGCCGCTCGCAGGAGATGCAGGAGGTACCGATCCCGCTGCAGATCGTCACCGCCAGGCAGGTCGACATGCTGGCCGCCACCGACCTGAGCAAGATGAGCCTGTTCGTGCCCGGCCTGGTCGTCGGCGGCGATCAGCCGACCCAGCCCAGTTATCAATTGCGCGGCATCAGCACCGACGACTTCGGCATCGGCACCGAATCGGCCGTGGGCGTGTACATCGACGGCGTCTATTCGGCGCGCTCCGGCGCGGCCCTGCTCGCGTTCAACGACATCCAGCGGATCGAGGTGCTGAAGGGCCCGCAGGGCACCCTGTTCGGCCGCAATGCGGCGGCCGGCGCGATCTCGATCATCACCAACGAGCCGAGCGACCATTTCGAGGGCCGCGTGCGCGCCCGCGTGGGCAACTATGGCCGGCAGTACCTGGACGGCCTGGTCAACGTGCCGCTCAACGACGACATGGCGCTGCGCTTCAGCAGCTACAGCAACCGCAGCGACGGCTGGATCAAGGACGCCGCCAGCGGCCAGCGCTACGGCGGCGACCACGATTTCGGCACCCGCACGGTATGGCGCTGGAATCTCTCCGACAACACCCGCGTGCTGCTGTCGTGGGATCTCGAGAACCTCAAGCAGCTGCCGAAGCCGGCGATCGGCCTGATCCCGTTGTCGAACGATCCGCAGCAGCGCCCGCCGTACCCGCCCGATCCGGCGAGCTACCTGAACCCGTTGCACGCGCCGCTCTACAACGACGCGGTCGGCGCGGTGGAGAAACGCAAGTTCGACGGCGCCACGCTGAGCGTGGACCACTCGTTCGCCTGGGGCAGCCTGATCTCGACCACCGCCTGGCGCCGCTTCGACACCGAGAACCGCGGCGACTACGACGGCACCAACCACATCGTCAGCTACCTGGACACCGCCAACCTCGAGCACAACGCGAGCTGGTACCAGGAATTCAAGTTCAGCGGCAGCAACGACCTGACCGACTGGGTGGCCGGAGCCAGCTATTACGACGAGCGCGCGCGCCAGACCAGCCAGACCAACGTGTTCACCGACAGCATCGACACCCTCGCCGGCAACGTGATGGGCGTGGGCCATCCGCTGACCGACATCAGCAACGGCCTGGCCGCGATGGGCCTGCCGTACACCCTGCTCGGCGACCCGTGGCACGAGGCGATCAGCAACACCGGCCGCTTCAAGGCCTACGCCGCGTTCGGCGACGTGATCTGGCACCTCAACGACCGGCTCAACCTCACCACCGGCATCCGCTACACGCGCGACCAGAAGGCCTTCTCCTGGTACAACATGCCGCGCCGCGCCGACGAGTTCGATGCCACCATCGCGGGTCTGGCGCAGGCCGGCGTCATCGACATGCTGCCGCCCGAGGCGCAGTACGCGCTGGCCGCGTTCGGCGGCAACATCATCTTCACCGACGCGATCGGCATCCCGGTGCAGTTCGACGACAGCTGGAGCGACTTCAGCCCGCGCGCCGTACTCGACTACAAGTTCACCCCGGACGTGATGGGCTACGTCTCGGTCACCAAGGGCTACAAGGCCGGCGGCTACAACAGCGTGCAGGTGGGCTCGCGCTTCGAGCCGGAGAAGGTGTGGAACTACGAGGCCGGCCTGAAGACGGTGTTCCCCGAACAGCACCTGCTGCTCAACGGTTCGGTCTACCACTACAAGTACAGCAACCGCCAGTCGCTGACCCTGGATCCGAACACCGCCGGCTCCGGCGTGCCGCGCTACCTGGTCAACAGCACCGACCAGGAAGCGCGCGGGGCGGAACTGGAACTGCAGTGGCAGCCGCTGACCGACCTGCAGCTGGGCTTCACCGGCGCCTATATCGACGCCACCTACAGCAAGGCCGTGGCGGCCTCCGGCGTCGACCTGTCGGGCCAGCCCACCGGCGAACCGAAGTTCTCCTTCGCCGCCAGCCTCGGCTACACGTGGCATGCGGTGGCTGGCGGCGACCTTGCGTTCAACCTCAATCATGCGTTCCGCGGCGAATCGCGCTGCAACCGCGACTCGCAGTTGCAGGGCACCTGCCAGATCAGCCCGAACTTCAGCACCGGCAGCAGCCAGCAACGCACCGATGCGCGGCTGGACTGGAGTTCGGCGAACGATCACTGGGGCGTCGCGGTCTATGCCAACAACGTGTTCGACAAGCGCTACGTTACGGGGGTGAGCAACATCTCCGCCAGCGTGTTCGGCACCCCGTACGCCAGCATCACGCCGCCGCGCATGGTGGGCGTGGAGCTGCGTGCGAAATTCTGA
- a CDS encoding SO2930 family diheme c-type cytochrome gives MLALLLLAGCQRGMPPVAFHADGRPPKLSDWHVVEVHDGKLQLNDGVVPYDLNTPLFTDYAHKLRTVWMPKGTTAKYHPTDTLDFPVGTVISKTFYYPRAADGKFGDVARNDDYSRDFAGQGLDLANVRLIETRILVHRKDGWAAIPYVWNDAQTEATLARTGAVLPLTLVGADNAREDFNYVVPDESQCQSCHAQDWIDRKVHPIGPKARHINKDYHYADGSANQLEHLARLGYLSGLPALTEVPRDANWEDTHATLDARARAYLDINCGHCHNANGAANTTGLTLDVGTPEDRHLGICKPPTAAGQGTGDHFFDIVPGQPDESILPYRLSSKEPGVMMPELGRSTVHREGVALIKAWIAAQPGSCVAIR, from the coding sequence TTGCTCGCCCTGTTGCTGCTGGCCGGCTGCCAACGCGGCATGCCGCCGGTGGCGTTCCACGCCGACGGCCGCCCGCCGAAGCTAAGCGACTGGCACGTGGTCGAGGTGCACGACGGCAAGCTGCAACTCAACGACGGCGTGGTGCCGTACGACCTCAACACACCGCTGTTCACCGACTACGCGCACAAGCTGCGCACGGTGTGGATGCCGAAGGGCACGACGGCGAAGTACCACCCCACCGACACGCTGGACTTCCCGGTCGGCACGGTGATCAGCAAGACGTTCTATTACCCGCGCGCGGCCGATGGAAAGTTCGGCGACGTGGCACGCAACGACGACTACTCGCGCGACTTCGCCGGCCAGGGACTCGACTTGGCGAACGTACGCCTGATCGAGACGCGCATCCTGGTGCACCGCAAGGATGGCTGGGCCGCGATCCCGTACGTGTGGAACGACGCACAGACCGAAGCCACCCTGGCGCGCACCGGCGCGGTGCTGCCGCTGACCCTGGTCGGCGCGGACAACGCGCGCGAGGACTTCAACTACGTGGTGCCCGACGAGAGCCAGTGCCAGAGCTGCCACGCACAGGACTGGATCGACCGCAAGGTGCACCCGATCGGCCCGAAGGCGCGCCACATCAACAAGGACTACCACTACGCCGATGGCAGCGCGAACCAGCTCGAACATCTGGCCAGGCTCGGCTACCTCAGCGGCCTTCCGGCCCTGACCGAGGTGCCGCGCGACGCGAACTGGGAAGACACCCACGCTACGCTGGACGCGCGTGCGCGCGCCTACCTCGACATCAACTGCGGCCACTGCCACAACGCGAACGGCGCGGCGAACACCACCGGACTCACGCTCGACGTCGGCACGCCGGAAGACCGCCATCTCGGCATCTGCAAGCCGCCGACCGCGGCCGGCCAGGGCACCGGCGACCACTTCTTCGACATCGTGCCGGGCCAGCCGGACGAGTCGATCCTGCCGTACCGGCTGTCGTCGAAGGAGCCGGGCGTGATGATGCCGGAGCTCGGCCGCAGCACCGTGCACCGCGAAGGCGTGGCATTGATCAAGGCGTGGATCGCGGCGCAGCCGGGGAGCTGCGTGGCGATCCGCTGA
- a CDS encoding parallel beta-helix domain-containing protein has protein sequence MRKLFISVAIAAALAGCGKSEPAPQNATDAGFEAKLQEQLLDARPGSVIEIPAGHYALKRGLSLRTDGVTLRGAGMDKTVLSFKGQVVGPEGLLVNASDFTIENLALEDTKGDALKINQGRNITIRGVRVEWTGGPKTTNGAYGLYPVKTHNVLIENSVVIGASDAGIYVGQSDNIIVRNNRAEYNVAGVEIENSVHADVYGNTATNNTGGILVFNMPNLSQEGHSTRVFKNKVYANNTGNFAAKGAAVASVPAGSGVVVNSNDKVEIFDNDIADNKTANLIVASYFSTNYYNTRGVAPSYNPYPKGIFIYGNRLKGGGDSPDGLKLKTLKTAMYGLTGHFPDVLWDGYVDPKSLVDGLPPANDRICIQDVNGVINADGPHDYKNPGTDMKPYQCTLPKLPPVVLDPEPKA, from the coding sequence ATGCGCAAGCTGTTCATCAGCGTGGCCATCGCCGCCGCGCTCGCCGGTTGCGGCAAATCCGAACCGGCACCGCAGAACGCGACCGACGCCGGTTTCGAGGCAAAACTGCAGGAGCAGCTTCTGGACGCCAGGCCCGGCAGCGTGATCGAGATCCCGGCTGGGCACTACGCGCTCAAGCGCGGCCTCAGCCTGCGCACCGACGGCGTCACCCTCCGCGGCGCCGGCATGGACAAGACCGTGCTGTCGTTCAAGGGCCAGGTGGTGGGGCCGGAAGGCCTGCTGGTGAACGCCAGCGACTTCACCATCGAGAACCTCGCGCTGGAAGACACCAAGGGCGACGCGCTGAAGATCAACCAGGGCAGGAACATCACCATCCGCGGCGTGCGCGTGGAATGGACCGGCGGCCCCAAGACCACCAACGGTGCCTACGGCCTGTACCCGGTGAAGACGCACAACGTGCTGATCGAGAATTCGGTGGTGATCGGCGCCTCCGACGCCGGCATCTACGTGGGCCAGTCTGACAACATCATCGTGCGCAACAACCGCGCCGAGTACAACGTGGCCGGCGTGGAGATCGAGAACTCGGTGCACGCCGACGTCTACGGCAACACCGCCACCAACAACACCGGCGGCATCCTGGTGTTCAACATGCCGAACCTGTCGCAGGAAGGCCACAGCACCCGCGTGTTCAAGAACAAGGTGTACGCGAACAACACCGGCAACTTCGCCGCCAAGGGCGCCGCGGTGGCCAGTGTGCCGGCAGGCTCCGGCGTGGTGGTGAATTCCAACGACAAGGTTGAGATCTTCGACAACGACATCGCCGACAACAAGACCGCCAACCTGATCGTGGCCAGCTACTTCTCCACCAACTACTACAACACCCGCGGCGTGGCGCCGAGCTACAACCCCTACCCGAAGGGCATCTTCATCTACGGCAACCGGCTCAAGGGCGGCGGCGATTCGCCGGACGGGCTCAAGCTGAAGACGCTGAAAACCGCGATGTACGGCCTCACCGGCCACTTCCCGGACGTGCTGTGGGACGGCTACGTCGATCCGAAGAGCCTAGTCGACGGCCTGCCACCGGCGAACGACCGCATATGCATCCAGGACGTCAACGGCGTGATCAACGCCGACGGCCCGCACGACTACAAGAACCCCGGCACCGACATGAAGCCGTACCAGTGCACGCTGCCCAAGCTGCCGCCGGTGGTGCTGGACCCGGAACCGAAGGCATGA
- a CDS encoding AraC family transcriptional regulator: MARPAGMIGPPPAAGASLASDDPRYTAAEFPPNKLLYLVQLADARGIDSRPWFAGLALNRAQIADPALRVSYRQAGSFVRRALQALDVPDAGLRIGREGTIGGFGLLGLAMMTSRTLGDAMFAGIAHHKICGCLLDVGVEPVGEREVALVAWPRFGDTELMPFFCEELFASCLMIARELVGPELRPLRVELAYPQPAYAAEYATLFECAVRFGATRNRLVLDAQWLARPLPGYNPLTAKQALALCAQQRTPDGGEPHQEIVAAVERLLRSQLPQQPKLNDVARTLNLSERSLRRKLAESGRIFREIHDRVRAERALQLLQAGTLSVAQVGNEVGFSDPREFRRAFKRWTGMPPQDARRATA, from the coding sequence ATGGCACGTCCCGCCGGCATGATCGGCCCACCACCTGCCGCCGGCGCGTCGCTGGCGAGCGACGACCCGCGTTACACCGCGGCCGAGTTCCCGCCGAACAAGCTGCTGTACCTGGTGCAATTGGCGGATGCGCGCGGCATCGACAGCCGCCCCTGGTTCGCCGGACTGGCGCTGAACCGCGCGCAGATCGCCGACCCCGCGCTGCGCGTGTCGTATCGTCAGGCCGGCAGCTTCGTGCGCCGCGCGCTGCAGGCGCTGGACGTACCCGATGCGGGCTTGCGCATCGGCCGCGAGGGCACCATCGGCGGTTTCGGCCTGCTCGGCCTGGCGATGATGACCTCGCGCACGCTGGGCGACGCGATGTTCGCCGGCATCGCCCATCACAAGATCTGCGGCTGCCTGCTCGACGTGGGCGTCGAGCCGGTCGGCGAGCGCGAGGTGGCGCTGGTGGCATGGCCGCGCTTCGGCGACACCGAACTGATGCCGTTCTTCTGCGAGGAACTGTTCGCCAGCTGCCTGATGATCGCGCGCGAACTGGTCGGGCCGGAACTGCGCCCGCTGCGCGTCGAACTCGCCTATCCGCAACCGGCCTATGCCGCCGAGTACGCCACGCTGTTCGAGTGCGCGGTGCGCTTCGGCGCGACACGCAACCGGCTGGTCCTCGATGCCCAGTGGCTGGCCCGTCCGCTGCCCGGCTACAACCCGCTCACCGCGAAGCAGGCGCTGGCGTTGTGCGCGCAGCAACGGACCCCGGACGGCGGCGAGCCGCACCAGGAAATCGTCGCCGCCGTGGAACGGCTGCTGCGCAGCCAGCTGCCGCAGCAGCCGAAGCTCAACGATGTGGCGCGCACGCTCAACCTCAGCGAGCGATCGCTGCGGCGCAAGTTGGCCGAGAGCGGGCGCATCTTCCGCGAAATCCACGACCGCGTGCGCGCCGAACGCGCGCTGCAACTGCTGCAGGCCGGCACGCTGAGCGTGGCCCAGGTCGGCAACGAGGTCGGCTTCAGCGACCCGCGCGAGTTCCGCCGCGCGTTCAAGCGCTGGACCGGCATGCCGCCACAGGACGCCCGCCGCGCCACCGCCTGA
- a CDS encoding acid phosphatase — MQQHIRRRRPCRFGLILAAAVVLVGCADGEEPASSAAGSAKEPVGYLAPAQRPRTTGVLPPAPQAGSARYEADRQIFKATRQLQGTPRWTLATSDADGATPAMLRGFSCAVGVPLDAAQLPRLVNLLDRAGADADHVNTPVKQANRRQRPFQIDDGAVCQSKPQLAKSFDYPSGQAALGWTIGLILAELAPDRATDIDLRARAYADSRVVCGAHNYSAIEAGAMNAAIVVAALHASSTFRQDAESARRELAAYRQSAATMDAGQCMAEKALISTTPY, encoded by the coding sequence ATGCAGCAGCACATTCGACGCCGGAGGCCGTGCCGCTTCGGCCTGATCCTGGCCGCCGCCGTGGTTCTCGTTGGCTGTGCGGACGGCGAGGAGCCGGCATCATCGGCTGCCGGCAGCGCGAAGGAACCGGTCGGTTATCTGGCGCCGGCGCAGCGGCCGCGGACCACCGGCGTGCTGCCGCCCGCACCGCAAGCCGGCTCCGCCCGCTACGAAGCGGATCGGCAGATCTTCAAGGCCACCCGCCAACTGCAAGGCACACCGCGCTGGACGCTGGCGACCAGCGATGCGGACGGCGCCACGCCGGCGATGCTGCGCGGCTTCAGCTGTGCCGTCGGTGTGCCGCTGGATGCGGCGCAACTGCCGCGACTGGTGAACCTGCTCGACCGCGCCGGCGCGGATGCGGACCACGTCAACACGCCGGTGAAGCAGGCGAACCGGCGCCAGCGTCCGTTCCAGATCGACGACGGCGCGGTCTGCCAGTCGAAGCCGCAGCTGGCGAAAAGCTTCGACTATCCGTCCGGCCAGGCCGCGCTGGGCTGGACGATCGGCCTGATCCTGGCCGAGCTGGCGCCGGACCGCGCCACCGACATCGACCTGCGCGCCCGCGCCTACGCCGACAGCCGGGTGGTCTGCGGCGCGCACAACTACAGCGCGATCGAGGCCGGCGCGATGAACGCCGCGATCGTGGTGGCGGCGCTGCATGCGTCGTCGACGTTCCGGCAAGACGCGGAATCGGCGCGGCGCGAGCTGGCCGCGTATCGCCAGTCGGCGGCAACCATGGATGCCGGGCAGTGCATGGCGGAGAAGGCGCTTATCAGCACCACGCCTTACTGA